The window GGAGGACGAGCCATGACCCGCGAGGTCGACCGCGAGGCCTACGCGGAGCTGTACGGCCCGACGACGGGCGACCGCGTGCGCCTGGGCGACACCGAGCTGTTCGTCGAGGTCGAGGCGGACCTGCGGACGCCGGGCGACGAGGCGGTCTTCGGCGGCGGGAAGACCCTGCGTGACGGCCTCGGGATGTCCCCCGGCACCACCCAGGAGGAGGGCGCGCTCGACTGGGTGCTCACGAACGCGCTCGTGATGGACCCCGTCCTCGGGATCGTCGCCGCGGACATCGGCATCCGCGACGGCGAGATAGCGGGGATCGGCAAGGCGGGCAACCCGGACACGATGGACGGCGTCGACATGGTGGTCGGCCCGTCGACCGACGTGTACCCCGCGGAGGGGAAGATCGCCACCGCCGGCGGGCTGGACATCCACATCCACTTCAACTCCGCGCAGTTGCACGACCACGCGCTCGCCTCCGGCATCACGACGATGCTCGGCGGGGGCTACGGCGGCGGCGCGACCACGACGACGACCGGGCCCGAGAACATCAAGCGGTTCCTCCAGGCCGCCGAGGAGTGGCCGGTCAACGTCGGCTTCTACGGCAAGGGCAACGCCTCGAAACCCGGTCCCCTCCGCGAGCAGGTCGAGGCGGGCGCCTGCGGGCTGAAACTCCACGAGGACTGGGGGTCGATGCCCGCGGCCATCGACACCTGTCTCGACGTGGCCGAGGAGGAGGACGTGCAGGTGTGCATGCACACGGACACGCTCAACGAGGCCGGGTTCGTCGAGAACACCTTCGCCGCCGTCGACGGGCGGACGATGCACCTGTTCCACATCGAGGGCGCGGGCGGCGGCCACGCCCCGGACATCATGGAGATGGTCGGCCAGCCCAACATGCTGCCCTCGTCGACGAACCCCTCGATGCCCTACACCGTGAACACGTTCGACGAGCACCTGGACATGGTGATGGTCTGCCACCACCTCAACCCCGACGTGCCCGAGGACGTGGCCTTCGCAGAGTCGCGCGTGCGCGCGGAGACCATCGGCGCCGAGGACGTGCTCCACGACGTGGGCGCCATCTCGATGATGACCTCCGACTCCCAGGCGATGGGGCGGATGGCCGAGGTTATCTGCCGGACCTGGCAGACCGCCTCGAAGATGAAGGCCCAGCGCGGCCCCCTGCCGGAGGACGAGGCGGCCGACACCCACGAGGAGGCCGACAACTTCCGCGCGAAACGGTACCTCGCGAAGTACACGATCAACCCGGCCATCTCGGCGGGCATCGACGACTACGTCGGCACGCTCGAACCGGGCAAGCTCGCCGACGTGGTGCTGTGGGACCCCGCCTTCTTCGGTATCAAGCCCGCGATGACGTTCAAGGGCGGCTTCCCGGTCTACTCGGAGATGGGCGAGGCCAACGGCTCGCTGATGACCTGCGAGCCAATCATGCAGCGACCCCGCGCCGGCGCGGCCGGGAAGGCCAAACACGGCCTGTCGCTCTCCTTCGTCAGTCCGGCGGCCGCCGAGGCCGGGGTCGGCGAGGAGTACGGCCTCGACTGTCCCGTCGTCCCCGTCTCGGGCGCTCGCACGCCCGGGAAGGCGGACATGCACTACAACGACTACTGCCCGGACGACATCGAGATCGACCCCGAGACCTTCGAGGTGCGGGTCGACGGCGAGGTCGTCTCGGCGGAACCGAGCGAGGAACTCCCCCTCGCCCAGCGGTACATGCTGTGAGGGACTCAGAATGAACTTAACGCCCAAAGAGCAGGAACGGTTGACGGTCTTCATGGCCGCGGAGCTCGCCCGGCGCCGCAAGGAGCGCGGCGTCAGGCTGAACCACCCCGAGGCGGTCGCGTACATCTCCGACTGGTGCGTCGAGCGCGCCCGCGACGGCTGGGACGTGGCCGAGATCCGCGCCGAGGCCTCCCAGCTGCTGGACCCCGAGGACGTGATGCCCGGCGTCCCCGAGATGGTCGACATGATCCAGGTCGAGCCGGTCTTCCCCGACGGGACGAAGCTCGTGACCGTCCACGACCCCATCCGGTCGTCGGGCGCGATGGACCCCGGGAGCGACGACGAGGCGGCCGCCGACGGCGGCGAGCCGGCGGGCGACGCCGAGACGGACGCGGCGGGCGCCGAGGAGGCCGACTCGTGAGCCTCACCCACCGCGACGTGGCGACGGTCGGCATCGGCGGTCCCGTGGGGTCGGGCAAGACCGCGCTGGTCACCGAACTCGTCCCCCGCCTGCGCGACGCGGGCCTGGACGTGGGCGTCATCGCCAACGACGTGCTCACCCAGGAGGACGCCGACGCGCTGCGCGAGCGGTTCGCGGGCGTCGTCCCGCCGGATCTCGTCGCCGGCGTCGAGACGGGCGCCTGCCCCCACACCGGCATCCGCGAGGACCCGTCGATGAACCTCGCGCAGATCGACGACTTCCTCGCCGACCACCCCGACCTCGACCTCGTCATCGTCGAGAGCGGCGGCGACAACCTCGCCGCGACGTTCAACCCCGAACTCGCCGACTACTCGCTGTACGTCATCTCGGTCGCGGAGGGCGAGGACATCCCGCGCAAGCGCGGCCCGGGCGTCGTCGAGTGCGACCTGCTCGTGGTCAACAAGACCGACCTCGCGCCCCACGTCGACGTGGACCTGGACGTGCTGGAGGCCGACGCCGCCGACGTGCGGACGGGCCCGTTCGTCTTCACGAACTGCAAGGCCGGCGAGGGGGTCGACGAGGTCCAAGAGTACGTCAGCGAGGGCGTGCTCTTCGCATAGATGGCCGCCGACACGCCAGAGCGACCGGCGAACCGGCGGACGGGCGACGAGCCGCCCCATCCCGCGTTCGCGGAGTACGCCGGGGAATCGCTGCCCGCGGCGGCGGTCGGCTCGCCGGGCAAGGACGGCCGACTCGAACTTCGATTCGCCGCTGACGGGGCGGGCGAGACGAACCTCATCCGTGACCTCGCGCGCGCGCCGTTCCACGTCAGCGGCACGCTCGGGCACGACCCGCTGCCCGAAGCGGAGACGGTGTACGTCCAGTCGCCGACCGGCGGCGTCGCCCAGGGCGACCGCCACGACGTGACCGTCGCGGTCGGGGCCGGCGCCGTCGCGCACGTCTCCACGCAGAGCTCCCAGAAGGTGCTCTCGATGGGGCGCAACTACGCCGCCGCGGACGTGGCGCTCTCGGTCGGGACGGACGGCCACCTCGACTACGTGCCCGAGCCGACCATCCTCCACGAGGATTCGCGGTTCTTCCAGGGGGTCGATCTCGACCTCGCGCCGGATGCGAGCGCGGTCGTCGGCGACGTGGTCGTTCCCGGGCGACTCGCCCGCGGCGAATGGTTCGACTTCGAGCGGTACCTCTCCCGGCTGCGCGTCCGCCGCGACGGCGACCTGCTGGTCGACGACGCGACCCACCTCCGGCCGGCCGACGCCGACCCCTCGGCGGCCGGCGTCATGGGCGGGTTCGCCGTGCTGGGGACGCTGTACGTGCTCGTCCCGGCGAGCGAGGCCGGCGCGCTCGACGACCTGAGCGACCGGCTCCACGCGGCCGCGACGGGCGCGGCCACGGATATCGGCGACCGCGACGACCCAGCCGGCGACGGCCCCGACGACGGCGACGCCGACGCCGTCCGCGCGGGGGCGACGCGGCTCCCGAACGACGCGGGTGTCGTCGTGCGCGCGCTGGGCCACCGCGCAGAGACGGTG of the Halosimplex halophilum genome contains:
- the ureC gene encoding urease subunit alpha; amino-acid sequence: MTREVDREAYAELYGPTTGDRVRLGDTELFVEVEADLRTPGDEAVFGGGKTLRDGLGMSPGTTQEEGALDWVLTNALVMDPVLGIVAADIGIRDGEIAGIGKAGNPDTMDGVDMVVGPSTDVYPAEGKIATAGGLDIHIHFNSAQLHDHALASGITTMLGGGYGGGATTTTTGPENIKRFLQAAEEWPVNVGFYGKGNASKPGPLREQVEAGACGLKLHEDWGSMPAAIDTCLDVAEEEDVQVCMHTDTLNEAGFVENTFAAVDGRTMHLFHIEGAGGGHAPDIMEMVGQPNMLPSSTNPSMPYTVNTFDEHLDMVMVCHHLNPDVPEDVAFAESRVRAETIGAEDVLHDVGAISMMTSDSQAMGRMAEVICRTWQTASKMKAQRGPLPEDEAADTHEEADNFRAKRYLAKYTINPAISAGIDDYVGTLEPGKLADVVLWDPAFFGIKPAMTFKGGFPVYSEMGEANGSLMTCEPIMQRPRAGAAGKAKHGLSLSFVSPAAAEAGVGEEYGLDCPVVPVSGARTPGKADMHYNDYCPDDIEIDPETFEVRVDGEVVSAEPSEELPLAQRYML
- a CDS encoding urease accessory protein UreD, with protein sequence MAADTPERPANRRTGDEPPHPAFAEYAGESLPAAAVGSPGKDGRLELRFAADGAGETNLIRDLARAPFHVSGTLGHDPLPEAETVYVQSPTGGVAQGDRHDVTVAVGAGAVAHVSTQSSQKVLSMGRNYAAADVALSVGTDGHLDYVPEPTILHEDSRFFQGVDLDLAPDASAVVGDVVVPGRLARGEWFDFERYLSRLRVRRDGDLLVDDATHLRPADADPSAAGVMGGFAVLGTLYVLVPASEAGALDDLSDRLHAAATGAATDIGDRDDPAGDGPDDGDADAVRAGATRLPNDAGVVVRALGHRAETVTASLRAAWDEARTDLLGAGAPESRRP
- the ureG gene encoding urease accessory protein UreG, with product MSLTHRDVATVGIGGPVGSGKTALVTELVPRLRDAGLDVGVIANDVLTQEDADALRERFAGVVPPDLVAGVETGACPHTGIREDPSMNLAQIDDFLADHPDLDLVIVESGGDNLAATFNPELADYSLYVISVAEGEDIPRKRGPGVVECDLLVVNKTDLAPHVDVDLDVLEADAADVRTGPFVFTNCKAGEGVDEVQEYVSEGVLFA
- a CDS encoding urease subunit gamma, translated to MNLTPKEQERLTVFMAAELARRRKERGVRLNHPEAVAYISDWCVERARDGWDVAEIRAEASQLLDPEDVMPGVPEMVDMIQVEPVFPDGTKLVTVHDPIRSSGAMDPGSDDEAAADGGEPAGDAETDAAGAEEADS